The following are from one region of the Methanomassiliicoccales archaeon LGM-DZ1 genome:
- a CDS encoding HAD family hydrolase, whose product MYDFDRTLSTREMQEFSFIPSTGHSPKEFWRSVNEMAKKEEMDNNLAYMLQMADSGVKTRRPDLVKLGESVKFYNGVENWFPSMNRYAAEKGAVLKHYVISSGLKEMIEGTSIAKYFDRIYACEFLYDENDAPVWPKNVVNYTTKTQFVYRINKGALDISDSDMVNRYIPDSKRPVPFRNMIYIGDGMTDVPCMKVVKVNGGHSIAVYDKDRTTASKLVRDGRVNFACKANYEKGSELSKTVKEIIDWIVCGAKLSAREARSMERAKKGSEGRGNEKIDQCPNERQEDQSTEADHS is encoded by the coding sequence ATGTACGACTTCGACAGAACCCTGAGCACCAGGGAGATGCAGGAGTTCTCATTCATACCCAGCACAGGGCACTCGCCGAAAGAGTTCTGGAGATCTGTCAACGAGATGGCGAAAAAGGAAGAGATGGACAACAACCTCGCCTATATGCTCCAGATGGCCGATTCTGGAGTCAAGACCCGCCGCCCCGACCTAGTCAAACTCGGCGAATCGGTGAAATTCTACAACGGCGTCGAAAACTGGTTCCCCTCGATGAACAGGTATGCTGCAGAGAAAGGGGCGGTTCTGAAGCATTATGTGATATCATCCGGCCTCAAAGAGATGATCGAAGGAACTTCCATTGCGAAGTACTTCGACAGGATCTACGCCTGCGAGTTCCTGTACGATGAGAACGATGCCCCCGTCTGGCCGAAGAACGTGGTAAACTACACCACTAAGACCCAGTTCGTCTATCGCATCAACAAAGGCGCACTGGACATTTCTGATTCCGACATGGTCAACAGATACATTCCGGACTCCAAACGCCCCGTGCCCTTCAGGAACATGATCTACATAGGGGACGGCATGACCGATGTCCCCTGCATGAAGGTGGTAAAGGTCAACGGGGGCCATTCGATAGCAGTCTACGATAAAGACAGAACAACAGCATCCAAACTGGTCAGGGATGGCAGGGTGAACTTTGCCTGCAAAGCAAATTACGAGAAAGGAAGCGAGCTTTCGAAGACGGTGAAAGAGATCATAGACTGGATCGTCTGCGGTGCAAAGCTATCGGCAAGAGAGGCAAGATCGATGGAGAGAGCAAAGAAAGGATCAGAGGGAAGAGGGAATGAGAAAATAGATCAATGCCCGAATGAGCGGCAAGAAGACCAAAGTACTGAAGCTGACCATTCCTGA
- a CDS encoding TIR domain-containing protein, producing the protein MRHRHNVFVSCYYGEDGDYKEYLEDMAAETGIFIDRSVQEYDIDDRGLSSEQIRKIIRDNYIRDSTVTIVICGPNSRRRKFVDWEIHATMYDSPINHRGGLLAINTPESGNCTLAAPVDEYMIQGAYRYREYHDQDWLEDHFPDLPDRLFFNIMDGAPISVVDWKDVYQDPGRLFELIHNAFARRNDFPYRMDIPLRKKNS; encoded by the coding sequence ATGCGCCATCGCCACAACGTGTTCGTCAGCTGTTACTACGGAGAAGACGGGGATTACAAGGAATATCTGGAGGACATGGCTGCCGAAACCGGGATATTCATCGACCGTTCCGTCCAAGAGTACGATATCGACGACAGGGGGCTCTCCAGCGAGCAGATCCGCAAGATCATCCGCGATAACTACATACGAGATTCGACCGTCACCATCGTCATCTGCGGGCCTAATTCCAGGAGGAGGAAGTTCGTCGATTGGGAGATCCACGCGACGATGTACGACAGCCCTATCAATCACCGCGGTGGGCTGCTGGCCATCAATACGCCGGAGTCGGGCAACTGCACCTTGGCAGCGCCCGTGGACGAGTATATGATCCAGGGCGCTTACAGGTACCGTGAATATCACGATCAGGATTGGCTGGAGGATCATTTCCCGGACCTGCCTGACCGCCTGTTCTTCAACATCATGGACGGGGCCCCGATATCGGTCGTGGATTGGAAGGACGTATATCAGGATCCAGGTAGACTGTTCGAACTGATCCACAACGCTTTCGCCAGAAGGAACGATTTCCCTTATAGGATGGACATCCCGCTCAGGAAAAAGAACTCCTGA
- a CDS encoding TIR domain-containing protein, producing MGSNVFVSYKYNDRNVRKIGDKLDTTCRDYVDEIQEILKDRKTYYFCGEEDGEDLSDLDDDTIAGKLADKMFYTSLTIVLISSNMRVPLQRERDQWIPWEISYSLREKTRSSGNSGINAVLAVVIPDINGSYSFAIKESGDVRTICTDRFFNIIGRNMFNHKKIDKFLTTDGHYNGPISYIPIVKWSDFKSNPEKYLKEAESRRVHSDDYNLVKKIDPSW from the coding sequence ATGGGAAGCAATGTTTTCGTTTCATACAAGTATAATGACAGAAATGTGAGAAAGATCGGAGACAAATTGGATACCACCTGCCGCGATTATGTCGACGAGATTCAGGAGATACTCAAGGACAGGAAAACCTACTATTTTTGCGGGGAGGAAGACGGGGAGGATCTGTCCGATCTTGATGATGACACTATTGCCGGCAAGCTTGCGGACAAGATGTTCTACACAAGCCTTACTATCGTTCTTATATCCTCTAACATGCGCGTTCCCCTTCAACGTGAGAGAGATCAGTGGATTCCATGGGAGATTTCCTATTCGCTGAGGGAGAAGACAAGGTCATCCGGAAACAGCGGGATCAACGCAGTGCTGGCTGTGGTGATTCCGGACATCAACGGAAGTTACAGTTTTGCAATAAAAGAATCGGGTGATGTCCGGACAATATGCACTGATAGGTTCTTCAATATAATCGGCAGAAACATGTTCAATCATAAGAAAATCGATAAATTTCTCACAACAGACGGACATTACAACGGCCCTATCAGTTACATTCCTATTGTGAAATGGTCTGATTTCAAATCGAACCCAGAGAAATATTTGAAAGAGGCAGAATCCCGCAGGGTTCATTCCGACGACTACAACCTGGTGAAGAAGATCGACCCGAGCTGGTGA
- a CDS encoding aldolase catalytic domain-containing protein, with product MRSISILDCTLRDGGYINSWRFGKSAISEIVSLLEESGVETIECGFIEDAPQDPDVSVYRNADMIDSFTKKAGTRYVAMIALGDIDAEKVTPRRPEGIDGIRLTFHKHELEEEMRQARILMDKGYDVYVQPVGTSTYTDRELIDLIDRVNALHPYAFYIVDTLGVMYPNDVRRIFSIIDSNLDPETVVGFHSHNNLQLSFSNAQTIMSVSEKRDLIIDSSVFGMGRGAGNLTTELITQYINNTYGHKYNILPLLSVMERYLNDIYLKTPWGYSSPYYLSAVNKCHPNYANYLMLKRTLGAESISKILSLIPPESRGLYDKKLIEHLYYSFQSSKIDDSEAVSEIGRILHGRKILVLASGDSVKTYRKQISDWITANDAFVIHINTVKEGYPANMLFISNALRAESLPADSLNGIKIVATSNFRLKDDSVLRVDYPSLLNESSEPDNAGLMLLSLLVKVGVKHAALAGFDGFGGGSEDYVGFVSRSYMQRDAGEMNDQISHVLQHLSQSMDMEFVTPTMYALQG from the coding sequence ATGCGTTCCATCTCCATCCTCGATTGCACACTCAGAGACGGAGGATACATCAACTCGTGGAGATTCGGGAAATCCGCCATCTCCGAGATAGTATCGCTTCTCGAGGAATCGGGAGTCGAGACGATAGAATGCGGATTCATCGAGGACGCTCCTCAGGACCCCGATGTGTCGGTATACAGGAACGCCGACATGATCGATTCCTTCACGAAGAAGGCGGGCACAAGGTATGTAGCGATGATCGCTCTCGGCGACATCGATGCAGAGAAAGTTACTCCCCGCAGGCCGGAAGGCATCGACGGGATACGCCTGACATTCCATAAGCATGAGCTCGAGGAGGAGATGCGCCAGGCCAGGATACTGATGGACAAGGGCTACGACGTTTACGTGCAGCCCGTAGGGACCTCCACCTATACGGACAGAGAGCTCATAGATCTTATCGATCGCGTTAATGCGCTGCACCCCTACGCGTTCTACATCGTGGATACTCTGGGGGTCATGTATCCGAACGACGTCCGGAGGATATTCTCCATCATCGACAGCAACCTCGACCCGGAGACGGTCGTGGGCTTCCATTCGCACAACAACCTGCAGCTCTCGTTCTCCAACGCCCAGACGATTATGTCCGTCTCGGAGAAGAGGGACCTTATCATCGATTCATCCGTTTTCGGCATGGGGAGGGGCGCCGGGAACCTGACCACCGAGCTGATAACTCAGTACATCAACAACACCTACGGCCACAAGTACAACATCCTGCCGCTCCTGTCGGTGATGGAGAGATACCTGAACGACATCTACCTGAAGACCCCGTGGGGATACTCCAGCCCTTATTATCTTTCGGCAGTGAACAAGTGCCACCCTAACTATGCCAACTACCTGATGCTCAAGAGGACCCTGGGGGCCGAGAGCATCTCGAAGATACTGAGCCTCATACCGCCCGAGTCTAGGGGGCTATATGACAAGAAGCTCATCGAGCATCTCTATTACAGCTTCCAGTCATCGAAGATCGACGATTCGGAGGCCGTCTCAGAGATCGGCAGGATCCTGCACGGGAGGAAGATACTCGTTCTGGCCTCCGGCGATTCCGTGAAGACCTATAGGAAGCAGATATCTGACTGGATAACTGCCAACGATGCATTCGTGATCCATATCAACACCGTCAAGGAAGGATACCCGGCGAACATGCTCTTCATCAGCAACGCACTGAGGGCGGAAAGCCTTCCCGCGGACAGCCTGAACGGAATCAAGATCGTCGCGACTTCGAATTTCAGGCTGAAGGACGATTCCGTCCTGCGCGTCGATTATCCCTCGCTACTCAACGAAAGCTCCGAACCAGACAATGCAGGCCTGATGCTGCTGTCGCTGCTGGTGAAGGTCGGGGTGAAGCATGCTGCCCTGGCAGGCTTCGACGGATTCGGCGGCGGAAGCGAAGATTATGTCGGCTTCGTTTCGAGGTCCTACATGCAGAGGGACGCCGGCGAGATGAACGATCAGATCTCCCACGTGCTCCAGCATCTTTCGCAGTCGATGGACATGGAGTTCGTGACGCCGACCATGTATGCGCTGCAGGGGTGA
- a CDS encoding HAD hydrolase-like protein, whose protein sequence is MRCRGDGLGRLVVFDMDGTIADTSAGIFDSYRHTAQALGRRVPDDSELADVIGGALPINLGRKLGLSPEEIPMAVEIYRDYYGKEGYKESRLYPEFREMLSVLKEKGFSMSVATMKAERFAKQLVRDWGLEEYFISVHGVDRDDRVTKPDMIRMCLAETGTAPGDCTLVGDTVQDRSAAEAVGVRFAAVTYGFGYTEDECRRSGIRYAVSPAELPNVIE, encoded by the coding sequence ATGCGCTGCAGGGGTGACGGATTGGGCAGGCTGGTGGTATTCGACATGGACGGCACGATCGCCGATACGTCGGCAGGCATATTCGACTCGTACAGGCACACTGCGCAGGCCCTCGGCAGAAGGGTCCCGGATGACAGCGAACTGGCGGATGTCATAGGTGGCGCGTTGCCGATAAACCTCGGGCGCAAACTCGGTCTCTCCCCGGAGGAGATTCCAATGGCGGTCGAGATTTACCGGGATTACTACGGAAAGGAAGGATATAAGGAATCGAGGCTCTACCCCGAGTTCAGGGAGATGTTGTCCGTCCTGAAGGAAAAGGGGTTCTCCATGTCCGTTGCCACCATGAAGGCCGAGAGGTTCGCCAAGCAGCTTGTCCGCGATTGGGGGCTGGAGGAATATTTCATCTCGGTGCACGGCGTCGACAGGGACGACAGGGTCACCAAGCCGGACATGATCCGGATGTGCCTGGCGGAGACCGGGACCGCTCCCGGAGACTGCACGCTCGTCGGCGATACCGTTCAGGACAGGTCCGCGGCGGAGGCCGTCGGCGTCCGTTTCGCAGCCGTGACCTACGGGTTCGGATATACTGAGGATGAATGCAGGAGATCGGGCATCAGATATGCCGTATCCCCTGCCGAACTTCCTAACGTGATAGAATGA
- a CDS encoding 3-deoxy-manno-octulosonate cytidylyltransferase → MKLMCVIPARYESTRFPGKPLADICGKPMIQWVYEHCSQVERFERVIVATDDDRISGFCRKAGMDYVMTRRDHPNHISRVQEVSESVGSDHYVCINGDEPLLMPETICEALPPEAEMGSVFFSGAYRVLTDPVETIDGANIKLALNDRNECIYMSRAAVPFPKGSIMFSYNKYVGIEVFSKEALDFFVSTKMGHLEKIEDIDHLRFLENGKVLKFRPVSSESISVDTKNDLEKVRVLMKETLEKR, encoded by the coding sequence ATGAAACTGATGTGCGTGATACCTGCAAGATATGAATCGACGCGCTTCCCCGGGAAGCCTCTGGCCGACATCTGCGGAAAACCGATGATCCAGTGGGTCTATGAGCATTGCTCCCAAGTCGAAAGATTCGAAAGGGTTATCGTGGCCACCGATGACGACAGGATATCCGGTTTCTGCAGAAAAGCAGGAATGGATTATGTGATGACCCGCAGGGACCACCCAAACCACATCTCGCGCGTGCAGGAAGTATCAGAGTCAGTCGGATCGGATCACTACGTATGCATAAACGGAGATGAGCCTCTGCTGATGCCGGAGACCATCTGCGAGGCACTGCCGCCTGAGGCTGAGATGGGATCCGTGTTCTTTTCAGGAGCATACCGCGTCCTGACCGACCCGGTCGAGACCATTGACGGAGCGAATATCAAACTCGCCCTGAACGACAGGAACGAATGCATCTACATGTCCCGTGCCGCAGTGCCTTTCCCGAAAGGGAGCATAATGTTCAGTTACAACAAATATGTCGGGATCGAGGTTTTCTCCAAGGAAGCGCTCGATTTCTTCGTATCGACGAAAATGGGACACCTGGAGAAGATCGAGGACATCGATCACCTCAGGTTCCTGGAGAACGGAAAGGTCCTGAAGTTCAGGCCCGTTTCATCTGAATCAATCTCTGTCGACACCAAGAACGATCTTGAGAAGGTGAGGGTGCTGATGAAGGAGACTCTTGAGAAGAGATAG
- a CDS encoding tetratricopeptide repeat protein: protein MDGKQMKVDVWGVCLSRDIFDICPIEGVSVNVYYSTDPCVAMMPRMKQYRLETVDFEHLGNWRARNACFEFNREVVDKYANSGSNWLVADLRLMTYSGYQISENGKIIGYTGCWLNSHLSENDIARYIASKYGKNIEVKSVDREQLHTEEFFEAWCDFINRRYGNNVILIVPAEASFGEMDDGRIVTNAKRSETFINNFLENQWTIKFTSRVHCHVLIIPDSVIADYNHKWGYNPVNYDVSVYHIIHDAISKLMFYPRENTVGEHALLTMRTATFSKMVGRDNYLETKLQKARKEFDEIKSKEDFDEFKKHYDELVSKRDDPTIIAEYARLIGISYRDGRFVSKDADAAKRWLSRAAVGSDIACYNLFDILWLDKSDDAWMASIANAMLSHGNGWAMNRIGRMYQYGRFYEKNLDEAKKWMKKAISVGELWANNELFDLLWQIGTPESYSEMIEVARKQILLGDPNAKYRMAHAFQYGKGVEKNTSKALELMKEAVSKNNYWFNELKTMGIDFEVISGKNWKIIRKIGFLREKRDILSIVHRGFFIDITNFKLIHKITNSVLFLPAGLDENVLSYFVRYGIYDEIIEYDWTVGFKDSKFNSRESIIEFFNAMFKEANIELTDIRRFFTMADVHDQIGAFIRLSGIDVTVIEFTPGSIDNKERYELGKFFMSDDLYNLQKETDILCNFNGARIRQNTNKINDESNFDYNDSFNRLDEVDKHLLSIIFNASQYDGAEVVVTNSPTIMIDRFGLHPNNWSHMASVLLDQFIDDGSKIIIKLHPYSWDDYRFKIRNVKIVDGKINLDSVRYNPKVCLKKLVSMTSSVVGKIAAQCENIVAVGGDFYTQYLYYPIVEYFMFVTQGSEIAVLQDVINSESWDKSKLCKNCKDQNGNIQRSVLITNKLKDSECAAVVIVDDIAENGIEKEYKFRTIRNMQIDDGYGIQNYVLKILSKEKELFSLLISPIEFTRRYLTIRLTNTQ, encoded by the coding sequence ATGGATGGAAAGCAGATGAAAGTTGATGTTTGGGGAGTATGCCTCAGCAGGGACATCTTCGATATCTGCCCCATCGAGGGTGTTTCAGTTAATGTCTATTATTCAACTGATCCATGCGTCGCAATGATGCCGAGGATGAAACAATACCGTCTCGAAACTGTTGATTTTGAACATCTCGGCAATTGGAGAGCTCGCAATGCGTGCTTTGAATTCAATCGCGAGGTGGTTGATAAATATGCGAATTCAGGCTCAAATTGGCTTGTTGCCGATCTGAGGCTGATGACATACTCTGGCTATCAGATTTCTGAAAATGGGAAAATAATAGGATACACAGGATGCTGGCTTAATTCTCATTTATCTGAAAACGATATCGCAAGATATATCGCTTCCAAGTATGGGAAGAATATCGAAGTAAAGTCTGTTGACAGAGAGCAACTTCATACGGAAGAGTTCTTCGAAGCCTGGTGCGACTTTATAAACAGAAGATACGGGAACAATGTCATTCTCATTGTTCCTGCAGAGGCATCATTTGGGGAGATGGACGATGGCAGGATAGTTACCAACGCTAAAAGGTCGGAGACATTTATCAATAACTTCCTGGAAAATCAGTGGACAATTAAGTTTACTTCCAGGGTACACTGTCATGTTTTGATCATCCCCGATTCAGTTATTGCAGACTACAACCATAAATGGGGATATAACCCAGTAAACTACGATGTCTCTGTATATCATATCATTCATGATGCGATTTCGAAATTGATGTTCTATCCCCGTGAGAATACTGTCGGAGAACATGCACTTCTTACGATGAGAACTGCAACATTTTCTAAAATGGTTGGACGTGACAACTATTTGGAAACTAAACTGCAGAAAGCAAGAAAAGAATTTGATGAGATAAAGTCTAAAGAAGATTTTGATGAATTCAAGAAACACTATGATGAATTGGTATCAAAGCGTGATGACCCAACAATCATTGCCGAATACGCTCGTTTGATTGGCATATCATACAGAGATGGGCGGTTTGTATCAAAAGATGCAGATGCAGCAAAACGGTGGCTATCTCGTGCTGCTGTTGGTTCTGACATAGCATGCTATAATCTTTTTGATATTCTCTGGTTGGATAAAAGCGATGATGCATGGATGGCAAGTATTGCGAACGCCATGCTATCACACGGAAACGGCTGGGCAATGAATCGCATTGGTCGCATGTACCAGTACGGAAGATTCTATGAAAAGAATCTAGATGAAGCTAAAAAATGGATGAAGAAGGCAATCAGTGTCGGCGAATTATGGGCAAACAATGAGTTGTTCGATCTTCTTTGGCAAATAGGCACCCCGGAATCCTATTCAGAGATGATCGAAGTAGCCAGAAAGCAGATTTTGCTAGGAGATCCAAACGCCAAATACAGGATGGCGCACGCATTCCAGTATGGAAAAGGTGTTGAAAAAAACACATCTAAAGCGTTAGAACTAATGAAAGAAGCTGTCTCTAAGAACAATTATTGGTTTAATGAATTGAAAACGATGGGCATAGATTTTGAGGTTATTTCTGGAAAAAATTGGAAAATTATCAGAAAAATTGGTTTTCTAAGAGAAAAGAGGGATATACTATCAATTGTTCACCGCGGGTTTTTTATTGATATTACCAACTTTAAATTGATACATAAAATAACCAACTCCGTATTGTTTTTACCCGCTGGATTGGATGAAAACGTATTGTCCTATTTTGTTAGATATGGTATCTATGATGAAATCATAGAATATGACTGGACTGTCGGGTTTAAAGATAGTAAATTTAACAGCCGTGAATCGATTATAGAATTTTTTAACGCTATGTTTAAGGAAGCCAATATAGAACTAACTGATATTCGCAGATTTTTCACGATGGCAGATGTTCATGATCAGATTGGCGCATTTATTAGGTTATCAGGTATCGACGTTACAGTTATCGAATTCACGCCAGGATCCATTGACAACAAGGAAAGATATGAGCTTGGAAAATTTTTCATGTCTGATGATTTATATAATTTACAAAAAGAAACTGATATTCTGTGTAATTTCAATGGGGCCCGTATTAGGCAAAATACCAACAAAATAAATGATGAATCGAATTTTGATTATAACGATTCATTTAATAGATTAGACGAGGTAGATAAACATTTATTGAGTATTATTTTCAATGCTAGTCAATATGATGGTGCGGAAGTAGTGGTAACCAATTCTCCAACAATAATGATTGATCGTTTTGGTTTACATCCTAATAATTGGTCACATATGGCTTCTGTTTTGCTAGATCAGTTCATTGATGATGGTTCAAAAATCATAATTAAATTGCATCCATATTCATGGGATGATTATCGTTTTAAAATAAGGAATGTGAAAATAGTAGATGGAAAGATTAATCTTGACTCTGTACGTTATAACCCAAAAGTTTGTTTAAAGAAACTTGTTAGCATGACATCTTCGGTTGTAGGAAAAATTGCTGCTCAATGCGAAAATATAGTGGCCGTAGGTGGAGATTTTTACACTCAATATCTATATTATCCGATTGTTGAATATTTTATGTTTGTGACGCAAGGATCAGAAATAGCTGTATTGCAGGATGTTATCAATTCTGAATCGTGGGATAAATCAAAACTCTGCAAGAATTGTAAGGATCAAAATGGAAACATTCAGCGGAGCGTCCTCATTACTAACAAATTGAAGGATTCAGAATGCGCGGCCGTAGTGATTGTAGACGACATCGCTGAGAATGGGATTGAAAAAGAATATAAATTCAGAACAATCAGGAATATGCAGATCGATGACGGGTATGGAATTCAGAACTATGTTTTAAAAATATTAAGCAAAGAAAAAGAATTATTTTCATTATTGATATCACCAATAGAATTCACCAGAAGATATCTGACAATTAGATTAACTAATACACAGTAA
- a CDS encoding HAD-IA family hydrolase, which produces MDRIDFVLTGDRNYVDQIVVTCTSILANLDRSRRASFHLFMRDINPDYEKRLLALKKFRDCDIEIYSMEQYEKLFADVDITTFHNSYINIVCYYRLLIFKILPETVHKVFYVDGDMIINTDLAPIYDGLGKSLFAAVVEIYAMDKREEVLAHVYGWDEYALFVKDPMAAPYFNAGFFLVDLDQARSIGLWSSFRRFFDCHPNPPFADQDILNATIGQANHDKVKFLPPHYNVFCDFNIDYSRSFTRSYYPSEQIADSFRAAKIMHYAGGNKPWNYCNCHYYREWWQYAAMSPAAGSLLLKSQDVHAEISKELGYTKAMLAKSMAEVSAHRSKKFRDEYASRIFDKDPIIRYRFKRYNREKHSIVSKLLTLKRFEREAAKQINTDHYIDYRGIQSAIDRCEVVSFDFFDTLAIRPFVRPTDIFTSVEISSGKKGFAAARINAERECRAAHPDDEEVTLDQIYDSIPAVYRLLKDAEKEAEIRFITPNPVLKLLFDYAADKGKRIVIISDMYLPKETVQAMIDKCGYGRAERLYISSDLMKTKLKGTLFQYAIEDLGIRPSGVVHIGDNLISDCRVPKKMGIKAFWVTKNIDALLETDCRMRPFIDSNPQLDASVLLAVASLGRARDMDYWERFGYLFAGPVVTAYVNWLYKSIRKDGFRTVYFVARDGYTLQRIFDMLSGGKVESHYFYAPRHISNICNGDLEEKMASDRKEAEPAVKAVYDYYCMETGAVPEDMDYESKEAFLRAHSKELRNLADKKRKEYSEYVSSLSDDSRIALVDTITIHFSSQKLLSRSLPGREVKGYYWASIDNGHNRMNMEEFLHETFQREHAFKTVDWDVMEFFITSPEAPIEDVRDGKPVYKERNQYEQVRSEVYPLVSKGIVEYAEDYAAHVPEIWLSCDTVLNYLNNLCRIPTEVDKELMKKIKHGYDSEHTQYVPIFKQWFK; this is translated from the coding sequence TTGGACAGGATAGACTTCGTTCTTACCGGCGATCGCAATTACGTCGATCAGATCGTTGTTACATGCACCTCCATCCTGGCCAATCTGGATCGGTCCAGGAGGGCCTCTTTTCACCTATTCATGAGGGACATTAACCCAGATTATGAGAAAAGGCTCCTGGCTCTAAAGAAGTTCCGTGACTGTGACATTGAGATCTACTCAATGGAGCAGTATGAGAAATTATTCGCTGATGTGGATATTACCACTTTCCATAATTCCTATATCAATATCGTCTGCTATTATCGCCTCTTGATTTTCAAGATTCTCCCTGAAACTGTGCACAAGGTCTTCTATGTTGACGGCGACATGATCATCAATACCGATCTTGCGCCGATTTACGACGGTCTGGGGAAGAGCCTTTTCGCCGCTGTCGTGGAGATCTACGCCATGGACAAAAGGGAAGAGGTGCTGGCTCATGTATATGGCTGGGATGAGTACGCACTGTTCGTCAAGGACCCGATGGCCGCCCCATATTTCAACGCAGGATTCTTCCTCGTCGATTTAGATCAGGCCAGATCGATCGGCCTTTGGTCTTCGTTCAGGAGATTCTTCGATTGTCATCCCAACCCTCCGTTCGCGGATCAGGACATCCTCAATGCCACGATCGGGCAGGCCAATCACGACAAGGTGAAGTTCCTTCCTCCGCATTACAACGTTTTCTGCGACTTCAACATAGATTACTCGCGCTCTTTTACCAGGAGTTACTATCCGTCTGAGCAGATCGCTGATTCCTTCAGAGCAGCGAAGATCATGCATTATGCAGGGGGAAACAAACCCTGGAACTACTGCAATTGCCATTATTATCGCGAATGGTGGCAATATGCTGCCATGTCCCCTGCTGCCGGGTCTCTGCTTCTCAAATCCCAGGATGTTCATGCCGAGATTTCCAAGGAGCTTGGATACACCAAGGCCATGCTGGCGAAATCTATGGCGGAGGTCTCGGCCCATAGGTCCAAGAAGTTCAGGGACGAATATGCATCGAGGATCTTCGATAAGGATCCAATAATCAGGTACAGGTTCAAGAGATACAACAGAGAAAAGCATTCTATCGTTTCGAAGCTCCTTACGCTGAAGCGTTTTGAGAGGGAGGCTGCAAAGCAGATCAACACCGATCACTACATCGATTACAGGGGCATCCAATCCGCCATAGATCGTTGTGAGGTGGTCTCTTTCGATTTCTTTGATACGTTGGCCATTCGCCCATTCGTCAGACCAACCGATATTTTCACCTCGGTCGAGATCAGTTCTGGGAAGAAGGGTTTTGCTGCGGCACGGATAAATGCCGAAAGAGAATGCAGGGCGGCGCATCCTGACGATGAGGAGGTCACTCTGGACCAGATCTATGATAGCATCCCGGCCGTGTACCGTCTGCTGAAGGATGCAGAGAAAGAGGCAGAGATCAGATTCATCACCCCAAATCCGGTGCTGAAGCTGCTTTTCGATTATGCTGCAGACAAAGGAAAGAGAATAGTCATCATTTCCGATATGTATCTGCCTAAGGAAACCGTTCAGGCGATGATTGATAAATGCGGATACGGCAGGGCTGAGAGGCTGTATATCTCCAGCGACCTAATGAAGACGAAGCTCAAAGGGACCCTCTTCCAATATGCTATAGAAGATCTGGGAATCAGGCCGTCGGGGGTGGTGCACATCGGAGACAATCTCATCAGCGATTGCAGAGTCCCGAAGAAAATGGGAATCAAAGCTTTTTGGGTCACCAAGAACATTGATGCCCTCCTGGAAACAGATTGCCGCATGAGGCCATTCATCGATTCTAATCCGCAGTTGGATGCCTCGGTGCTGTTGGCTGTTGCCTCTCTCGGGAGGGCCAGGGATATGGACTACTGGGAGAGGTTCGGGTATCTTTTCGCCGGTCCGGTGGTCACAGCATATGTGAATTGGCTGTACAAAAGCATCAGGAAAGACGGTTTCAGAACGGTTTATTTCGTAGCGAGAGACGGTTACACGCTTCAAAGGATTTTCGATATGCTGTCCGGAGGGAAGGTGGAATCTCATTATTTCTATGCTCCGAGGCACATCAGCAACATCTGCAATGGGGATCTGGAGGAGAAGATGGCCTCTGACAGGAAGGAGGCTGAACCTGCCGTCAAGGCCGTGTACGACTACTACTGCATGGAGACCGGCGCGGTACCTGAAGACATGGACTATGAATCCAAAGAAGCGTTCCTGAGGGCGCATTCCAAGGAACTGAGAAACCTTGCGGACAAGAAGAGGAAAGAATATTCTGAATACGTTTCATCGCTCTCCGACGACAGCAGGATCGCCCTCGTAGATACTATCACGATCCACTTCTCTTCCCAGAAACTGCTTTCACGGTCTCTACCTGGAAGAGAGGTCAAAGGTTATTACTGGGCCAGCATCGACAACGGGCATAACAGGATGAATATGGAAGAGTTCCTACACGAGACATTCCAGCGTGAGCATGCCTTCAAAACAGTGGATTGGGATGTGATGGAATTCTTCATTACATCTCCTGAAGCGCCGATAGAGGACGTCAGGGACGGAAAGCCTGTGTACAAAGAACGCAATCAATATGAGCAGGTGCGTTCGGAGGTCTATCCCTTGGTGTCCAAAGGGATTGTGGAGTATGCAGAGGATTATGCAGCGCATGTTCCGGAGATCTGGCTCAGCTGCGATACGGTGCTGAACTACCTCAACAACCTCTGCAGGATCCCGACAGAGGTCGACAAGGAGCTCATGAAGAAGATAAAGCACGGGTATGACTCTGAGCATACCCAGTACGTGCCGATCTTTAAGCAGTGGTTCAAGTGA